In Spirochaetaceae bacterium, the DNA window ACGAGCTGCACCTTTTTAACGATGACGAAGACGAAGCTCATCTTTTCTTTAAAAAAATTGTGCATAACAACATTCCCTTAATAGCCGGCGGCCTTAACGGTAGCAGCGAACAAGAAAGTTTTGTCGCCATAAGCCGTTTTTTGCCTTTTATCACCAAAATAGAGCTCTTAGAGACTGCATGTTACAACCAAACCCACGATGATGCCGATAGCCACGCTAAAGCCGGCTATACCAAATGGGTTGGTAAAAAAAGCAAAAAAGGTTTAATCGAAATTGGCGATAGCAGTTATGTCGCCAGCTGTGCGGCCTGCTTAAATAAAAATTAAGAAGTAATAATTAATAATTATAAAAGCCGTACAGCGGCCAGCATAAGCTATGAGTTATTATCTATTAATTGTTACCTAAAGAAAAATTATGTTTCTTAAAGATATTTTAATAGAGGCCGGCCGGCAATTAAAGGCCATTAGCGATAGTCCGCAGCTAGATGCCGGCCTTTTACTTGCTCATACTTTAAAACTAAACCGAACGCAGCTTTATAGTTTGCCTAGTGATTACCGGCTTTGTGATGAACAACTTGATAGCTATCAAAAACTTATAAAAAAAAGATTAACCGGTTACCCGGTGGCTTATCTTATTAACAACCGTGAATTTTATGGCCGTAACTTTTTTATCAAAAAAGGGGTACTTATTCCCCGCCCCGATAGCGAAATACTAATAGAAACCGTATTGGCTTTATATCGGAAGCAGCCCTTTAAAACTTTGCGCGATGTCGGTACCGGCAGCGGCTGCCTCGCCATCACTTTAGCGCTTGAACTTGGCGAAGCCGTTCTGGTAACGGCCAGCGATATTAGCTCCATAGCGGCAGAGGTATTTGCTGTTAATAACCAAAACTTAACCGGCGGTAAGGTGGCCTTTAAAGAGGTATCGCTGCTGGAAGACGATGAAAGTTACGATGTTATTATCGCTAATCTACCTTACCTGACCACAGAAGAAACCAACGAAAAACTGGCCGAACAGTGGCAAGAGCCCGCACTGGCCCTTGATGGCGGCGGCGATGGCTTAATTTTAATTGCCAAACTCATAAAACAAGCGCAAGGTAAAACTAGCGCCATTATCTTAGAGGCCGACCCGCGCCAAATGGCCGCTATTAATAAATTATTAATAGCGGCGGGCTTTAACCACACCCATACCGAACGCGATTTAGCCGGTGATGAACGGATAATAATAGGTAAAATTAATAATTAAAAAGTAAGGAGTAAAAATTAATAATCTCTTAATTTTTACTCCTTACTTTAAAATCTAAAGCTATTTGCTTTTTATTTAAAATATAACTAGCTACAAAAATAGCGGCTCCAGCCAATATCATAAATAAACTTAAAATTTGCCCCATACTTAAATTTAAAAAGCTGGTAAAAAGCTGGGGTAAATTATCGCCGGGTCCTAAAGCTACAACAAATCCCAAATGACTGTCGGGCTCGCGTAAATATTCTACAAAAAAACGGGCAAAGCCAAAGCCCATAAACATAAAGGCGGTAACCATACCGTTAAATTTTTTAAAACGGGCTATAACAAACCATAAAAGTAAGCCCACCAACAGGCCTTCGGCAAAACCTTGCACCAGCTGGCTGGGATAACGCGGTAAATTAACAAAAATATCGCCCGTAATATCCATGCCTATCTGTTCGGCAATTTGTTGTACCCAAATATGATAAGTAAAAACCGGCGTGGCCTGCGGAAAAAGCATTCCCCAACCGGCCGCCGTAATGCGGCCGTAAAGCTCGCCGTTAATAAAGTTGCCCAGCCGGCCCCAAGTATAGCCAAAAGGAATTACCATCGCCATTAAATCGGCGGCCGCTAAAAAATTAATTTTAAACCGCCAACAGTAAACTAAAACGCCAATAACTCCGCCGATAACTCCGCCATGAAAACTTAAGCCCGATATACCCACAAATTGCCCGCCCTGAAAGGGCCAAATAATACTTAACGGGTTACCAGCAAATTCGCTAAAACCATAAACAAAAACATAAAAGAGCCGTGCCCCTAATAATAGGCCAACAATACCGTATAAAAATAAATCTTCCAGCTGCTTTTTATTAAGCAAAGGTTGTTCTTGTTTAGCTAAATATTTTTTGGCCAAAATATAGGCCGTTAAAAAGGCCAAAATATACATTAAACCATACCATCTAATTTGCCCTAAAAAACCGGGCAAAAAAGGAAATATTTCGGGCCTAAGCCAGCTGGGGTAATTTATATATAACATAGTTTATCCTTTTATTTTTCTTCAAGCATACTCCTTTCGGCTATAAGGGTCAAGAGGCAGAAGAACACGGGAATTGATAAATTGCACTTTCAAATCCCCTCCGCTGGCGAAACGAGCAGACGAGGGAGTGGAAAGCTTAATCGCACTTAGTTACGACCACTACCCCGGCCTAACGGCCACCCCTTCGTCAGTGAAGGGGATTTATATGCTCATTTTATGAAAACAGTTTATTATTTTAATAATTTTTTAGCATCATTGTCATCAATTTTAAAAAAATCTACCTCTTTTTTAAGCAAATTAGCCTGCTCGTTAAGCACTTCGGCGCTGCTGTTAATCTCTTCGGCCGCACTGGCGTTGTGCTGAATAATACTATCCAAACCGGTAATAGCTTTAATAACTTGCTCCACACCTTCATTTTGCTGGCGGGTACTGCTGCTAATTTCTTCTACCAACTGGGCCGTATTTTGAATTTCGGGCACTACATCAAGGATAGATTTACCGGCTTCTTCGGCCACCTTAACACTACGGCCGGCCAATTCGCTAATTTCGGTAGCCGATGCCGCACTGCGTTCGGCCAGCTTACGCACCTCACCGGCCACAACGGCAAAGCCGCGCCCGGCATCACCGGCCCGCGCCGCCTCAATGGCGGCATTAAGGGCCAGCAAGTTGGTTTGGCTGGCAATATCTTCTATCAAACTAATTTTTTCGGCAATGCTTTTCATAGCCTTAACGGTTTCGGCCACCTTATCGCCACCATCCTTCATCTCACGGCTGCTGTTTACGGCAATTTTTTCGGTTTTAGCGGCATTCTCGGCGCTTTGAGCGATGGTAGCTCCCATTTCTTCCATACTGGCGCTAATTTCTTCGGCCCTAGCCGCTTGCTCACTGCTATTTTGAGCTAGCTGCGCCGACGAGTCGTTAATTTCTGTACTGCTGCTAAGCATTGTCGCGCTAGCCTGCACCACCGTGCCTATTATCTCGTTTAAGCCGGTACGTACCGCTTCAAGGGCCGTAAAAAGCTGGCCAAGTTCGTCTCGGCGGGTAAGCAATTTATCATCAACTTTTTTACGCAAATCGCCGCTAGCCATTGAAGCAGCCTCTAGCATTATCATACGTATAGGCTGGACGAGTTTTTGACGGGTAAATACAATGGCGCTTGTAGTAGCTATGGCTAACAGCACTAAACTAATAATAACCATATACCAAATAAAGTGGTTTACCTGAGCAAAAATTTCGGTAGTAGGAAGGGTAGAAATTAAAATCCAATTTACACCGGGAATAAGCTGCGAATAAATAAAAACATCACCATCTAATTGCTGAAAAGAAGGCCTATTTAAAATATTTTGTTCGTAACGCTCAAGATTAAACTCGGTAAAAAAATTTCTTTGCATCACAAAAGCGGGGTTATTATGCGTAATAAAAAGCCCTTGCTGATTAATTAAACTTACCTGCTGATTAGGGATATTGGTAATTTCGGTAAGCATATCAAGCAAAAAGCTAAGCTCAATATCGGCGGCAATTACGCCAATATCGCGGCCCTGCGCATCATAAATGTTGGTGCCAAGCGCAATAATAAGGTTACCCCATAAAGCGCTAATAAAAGGTGAGGCATAACCTACCCTACCGGGATTAGCTTTGGCCGCTAAAAACCATGGCCGCTCCCAGTTATGCCAATCGGGCTGCGGCTGCCATTCCAGCGGTTGGTTATGAAAAACGGCAAACCCGCCGTCATCGTACCACCACGGCACATTGCTGGTGGCAAATAACGACAAAGCTATCGGCTGTATAGCCGCATTACGGATAAGTAAATTATGCATAGCCGCTTGGTTAAAGGGTTGTTCCTCTATGATAGGAGCGGCAGCGGCGGCCGTAAATAACATCAACGAGTTCCATTCGGAAAACTGAGCCAAAAGCCTATCTTGTAGAGCATGCACATCGTTCGACACATCGCTAAGTATTTGTTCTTGCATAACACTTCGAGCAGCAACGGTAAATACTACGCTTAAAGTTAAGATAGAGACCATATTAATAATTAAAAAAAGTATGGCTATTTCCATCGTTAAAGATATTTTTTTATTCTTATTCATAAAAGCACATTCCGTAAATCGTTATTTTTTAAAGAATTCGCAACAGGATTTATACCTATTATAACACGAATTTATAACCACTATACGACAGGAATTATTCTTTGTCAATCACCTTTACAAGCTATTTGTTTAAAAATTCTATAATAATATTTGTACTTATTATAAGGCGG includes these proteins:
- a CDS encoding methyl-accepting chemotaxis protein, with amino-acid sequence MNKNKKISLTMEIAILFLIINMVSILTLSVVFTVAARSVMQEQILSDVSNDVHALQDRLLAQFSEWNSLMLFTAAAAAPIIEEQPFNQAAMHNLLIRNAAIQPIALSLFATSNVPWWYDDGGFAVFHNQPLEWQPQPDWHNWERPWFLAAKANPGRVGYASPFISALWGNLIIALGTNIYDAQGRDIGVIAADIELSFLLDMLTEITNIPNQQVSLINQQGLFITHNNPAFVMQRNFFTEFNLERYEQNILNRPSFQQLDGDVFIYSQLIPGVNWILISTLPTTEIFAQVNHFIWYMVIISLVLLAIATTSAIVFTRQKLVQPIRMIMLEAASMASGDLRKKVDDKLLTRRDELGQLFTALEAVRTGLNEIIGTVVQASATMLSSSTEINDSSAQLAQNSSEQAARAEEISASMEEMGATIAQSAENAAKTEKIAVNSSREMKDGGDKVAETVKAMKSIAEKISLIEDIASQTNLLALNAAIEAARAGDAGRGFAVVAGEVRKLAERSAASATEISELAGRSVKVAEEAGKSILDVVPEIQNTAQLVEEISSSTRQQNEGVEQVIKAITGLDSIIQHNASAAEEINSSAEVLNEQANLLKKEVDFFKIDDNDAKKLLK
- the lgt gene encoding prolipoprotein diacylglyceryl transferase, with the translated sequence MLYINYPSWLRPEIFPFLPGFLGQIRWYGLMYILAFLTAYILAKKYLAKQEQPLLNKKQLEDLFLYGIVGLLLGARLFYVFVYGFSEFAGNPLSIIWPFQGGQFVGISGLSFHGGVIGGVIGVLVYCWRFKINFLAAADLMAMVIPFGYTWGRLGNFINGELYGRITAAGWGMLFPQATPVFTYHIWVQQIAEQIGMDITGDIFVNLPRYPSQLVQGFAEGLLVGLLLWFVIARFKKFNGMVTAFMFMGFGFARFFVEYLREPDSHLGFVVALGPGDNLPQLFTSFLNLSMGQILSLFMILAGAAIFVASYILNKKQIALDFKVRSKN
- the prmC gene encoding peptide chain release factor N(5)-glutamine methyltransferase, giving the protein MFLKDILIEAGRQLKAISDSPQLDAGLLLAHTLKLNRTQLYSLPSDYRLCDEQLDSYQKLIKKRLTGYPVAYLINNREFYGRNFFIKKGVLIPRPDSEILIETVLALYRKQPFKTLRDVGTGSGCLAITLALELGEAVLVTASDISSIAAEVFAVNNQNLTGGKVAFKEVSLLEDDESYDVIIANLPYLTTEETNEKLAEQWQEPALALDGGGDGLILIAKLIKQAQGKTSAIILEADPRQMAAINKLLIAAGFNHTHTERDLAGDERIIIGKINN